A window of the Streptomyces sp. Ag109_O5-10 genome harbors these coding sequences:
- a CDS encoding ATP-binding cassette domain-containing protein produces MASAREPLLTAHGVVKRFGHVQALSGADFTAYPGEVVALIGDNGAGKSTLVNVLSGVLAPDAGEVRLDGAPVRFSGPMDAQRQGVETVYQDLSLAPDLDAAANLYLGREIVRGGLLGRIGVLDRPAMRREAVKAFAELGVELKDVTAPVTTLSGGQRQSVAVARAVAFAHKVIFMDEPTAALGVVQRARVLETVRRVADRGICVVLISHNMPEVLSVADRVEVLRLGRRVASYTAADTTIEELVGAMTGSLDGPNGTGEAEGAR; encoded by the coding sequence ATGGCCTCTGCAAGGGAACCACTGCTCACGGCACATGGGGTGGTCAAGCGTTTCGGCCACGTCCAGGCGCTCTCGGGCGCCGATTTCACGGCATACCCCGGCGAGGTCGTCGCCCTCATCGGTGACAACGGTGCCGGCAAGTCCACTTTGGTGAACGTCCTGTCGGGCGTGCTCGCCCCCGACGCCGGCGAGGTCCGCCTGGACGGCGCCCCGGTGCGGTTCTCCGGTCCGATGGACGCCCAGCGGCAGGGCGTGGAGACCGTCTACCAGGACCTGTCGCTCGCGCCCGACCTGGACGCGGCGGCCAACCTCTACCTCGGCCGGGAGATCGTGCGCGGGGGCCTGCTCGGCCGCATCGGCGTGCTCGACCGGCCCGCGATGCGCCGCGAGGCCGTCAAGGCCTTCGCCGAACTCGGTGTGGAGCTGAAGGATGTGACGGCTCCCGTGACAACGTTGTCCGGCGGTCAGCGGCAGTCCGTCGCGGTGGCCCGTGCGGTCGCCTTCGCCCACAAGGTCATCTTCATGGACGAGCCGACCGCGGCGCTGGGCGTCGTCCAGCGCGCCAGGGTCCTGGAGACCGTCCGCAGGGTCGCCGACCGGGGCATCTGCGTCGTGTTGATCAGCCACAACATGCCCGAGGTGCTGTCGGTGGCGGACCGGGTGGAGGTGCTGCGGCTGGGCCGGCGCGTCGCGTCGTACACCGCCGCCGACACGACGATCGAGGAGCTGGTCGGGGCGATGACCGGCTCGCTGGACGGGCCGAACGGCACCGGGGAAGCGGAGGGCGCACGATGA
- a CDS encoding ABC transporter permease, translating into MTAQSEKAAAPADVGGRSAVPDWVRRVATLNELWTFVILVALVLFFTIAAPGKFFTTYDITQIAVNAAIYLVLGVGMTFVIITAGIDLSIGSVLVLAAVAAGEYNIHHGGATSGWGTVAFCVVIALAVGTAWGALQGAVVATGKVPPLIVTLGGLGAALGIAELATGGQDPAGAASTHLQNSLGFGKVLGIPWMVILAAVVTAIFGAVLAGTRFGEHTLAIGSNPTAVRRAGIPVGRQLVKVYGLMGLLAGLGAVMWLASYGTTSIAGHSTDNLKVITAVVLGGTSLFGGRGSVLGTVIGVFIPAVLTTGLIVIGVQQYWQDVAVGVVLVVAVYIDQLRRKTRERA; encoded by the coding sequence ATGACGGCGCAGAGCGAGAAGGCGGCGGCCCCGGCGGACGTGGGCGGCCGGTCCGCGGTGCCCGACTGGGTGCGCCGCGTGGCGACCCTCAACGAACTGTGGACCTTCGTCATCCTGGTGGCGCTGGTCCTGTTCTTCACGATCGCGGCGCCGGGCAAGTTCTTCACCACGTACGACATCACCCAGATCGCCGTGAACGCGGCCATCTACCTGGTGCTCGGCGTCGGCATGACGTTCGTGATCATCACGGCGGGCATCGACCTGTCCATCGGCTCGGTGCTGGTGCTGGCCGCGGTGGCGGCGGGCGAGTACAACATCCATCACGGCGGGGCGACTTCGGGCTGGGGCACGGTCGCGTTCTGTGTCGTCATCGCGCTGGCGGTGGGCACGGCGTGGGGGGCCTTGCAGGGTGCGGTGGTGGCGACCGGCAAGGTGCCGCCGCTGATCGTGACGCTGGGCGGGCTCGGCGCGGCCCTGGGGATCGCCGAGCTGGCCACCGGCGGACAGGATCCGGCCGGGGCGGCCTCCACGCACCTGCAGAACAGCCTCGGTTTCGGCAAGGTGCTGGGCATCCCCTGGATGGTGATCCTGGCGGCCGTGGTGACCGCGATCTTCGGTGCGGTGCTGGCCGGCACCCGGTTCGGCGAGCACACCCTCGCGATCGGCTCGAACCCGACCGCGGTCCGGCGGGCGGGCATTCCGGTGGGCCGGCAACTGGTCAAGGTGTACGGCCTGATGGGGCTGCTGGCCGGGCTCGGCGCGGTGATGTGGCTGGCCTCGTACGGCACGACGTCGATCGCCGGGCACTCCACCGACAACCTCAAGGTGATCACCGCGGTGGTCCTCGGCGGCACCAGCCTGTTCGGCGGCCGGGGTTCGGTGCTGGGCACGGTGATCGGTGTGTTCATCCCGGCGGTGCTGACCACGGGGCTGATCGTGATCGGCGTCCAGCAGTACTGGCAGGACGTGGCGGTGGGTGTGGTGCTGGTCGTGGCGGTCTACATCGACCAGCTGCGCAGGAAGACCCGGGAACGCGCATGA
- a CDS encoding ABC transporter substrate-binding protein, with translation MTESQHTTESLVVKEDSVMGNIRSRRRLLVAVGTVLALGAGASACGSSDDGGGSGGSGSAKGKKVRLITGVKSDPFYITMTCAAQAEAKAKGMDFTADGSAQWDVSVQRPLLDSTAASRPDGLLISPVDTSALTPSLKQIQSAGTKVALVDTTVTDTSVGITRISSDNEKGGQVAADALAKLMNEKGSVIVISVKPGVSTTDARIKGFTEEMGKYPGIKVLPTLYDNDLPATAASQIQSTLAAHPDLGGVFAGNTNTGQGIATGLKQAGKEGAVKVAAFDAEPDEIASLKAGTLQVLVAQDPAAIGRQAVDQLANSFEGKSVSKSIGTNMVAITKDNMNEPSVSKYFYKSQC, from the coding sequence ATGACGGAATCGCAGCACACGACTGAATCGCTCGTGGTCAAGGAGGACTCGGTGATGGGGAACATTCGCAGCAGGCGTCGGTTGCTGGTCGCAGTGGGCACGGTGCTGGCCCTCGGCGCGGGGGCCTCGGCGTGCGGTTCGTCCGACGACGGTGGCGGCTCGGGAGGTTCGGGCAGCGCCAAGGGCAAGAAGGTCCGGCTGATCACCGGGGTGAAGAGCGACCCGTTCTACATCACCATGACCTGTGCCGCGCAGGCGGAGGCGAAGGCCAAGGGGATGGACTTCACGGCCGACGGCTCCGCGCAGTGGGACGTGTCGGTGCAGCGGCCGCTGCTCGACTCGACGGCCGCGTCCCGGCCGGACGGGCTGCTGATCTCGCCGGTCGACACCAGCGCGCTGACGCCGTCGCTCAAGCAGATCCAGTCGGCCGGCACCAAGGTGGCGCTGGTGGACACCACGGTGACCGACACGTCGGTCGGTATCACCCGGATCTCGTCGGACAACGAGAAGGGCGGCCAGGTCGCCGCCGACGCGCTGGCCAAGCTGATGAACGAGAAGGGCTCGGTCATCGTCATCAGCGTCAAGCCCGGTGTGTCGACGACCGACGCGCGGATCAAGGGCTTCACCGAGGAGATGGGCAAGTACCCGGGCATCAAGGTGCTGCCCACGCTGTACGACAACGACCTGCCGGCCACCGCGGCCTCCCAGATCCAGTCGACGCTCGCCGCCCACCCGGACCTCGGCGGGGTGTTCGCGGGCAACACCAACACCGGTCAGGGCATCGCCACCGGTCTGAAGCAGGCCGGCAAGGAGGGCGCGGTGAAGGTGGCCGCGTTCGACGCCGAGCCCGACGAGATAGCTTCCCTGAAGGCTGGCACGCTGCAGGTGCTGGTCGCCCAGGACCCGGCGGCGATCGGCCGGCAGGCGGTGGACCAGCTCGCCAACTCCTTCGAGGGCAAGTCGGTCAGCAAGTCGATCGGCACGAACATGGTGGCGATCACCAAGGACAACATGAACGAGCCGTCGGTCAGCAAGTACTTCTACAAGTCACAGTGCTGA
- a CDS encoding cellulose-binding domain-containing protein, with the protein MPDLPTPQDAAESALFSECWDAVLSYADLCTSGSLTANQLATEAFTLGMREARESDFAPVRSSGRRAARLPMIPLLLTAVRNTAAGWESGGLGHKLDPDLRLWLNSEKAARYTGPPLQRPVALRGLRDMQEADASLLWLAEVEALPLPSVARRLGLDQTVVAQELEQVRALFRDRCHRAHLDSPMAAECRSYARLLDAVTRSSAADTPEDLSRHLATCVQCAEAAACLRLHGGGLPAALAGGVIGWGGLAYLERRRRAAEVRLGVAGRPATADNDGGDPKESGGRGKVLRHGLLGAAVLISLVALGVSMMPMGGGSGDETAAASRDDRQPVADPTADVPSGDPTATHTTSASAAPSSSAATGKPGHRNPDPEPQGTSSATAGTGHHGTASADPTTSAAAACQVSYDLVNQWTDGFQSTVTVTTSQALTGWRVQWSFRDGQKVTQMWDATVSQDGGRVTADAADYNQTVTANGTLSFGFLGTWRGSNSAPYAFTLNGSACSLN; encoded by the coding sequence ATGCCCGACCTGCCGACCCCTCAGGACGCCGCCGAGTCAGCGCTGTTCTCCGAATGCTGGGACGCGGTGCTCTCCTACGCCGACCTGTGCACGTCCGGCTCTCTGACGGCCAATCAACTGGCCACCGAGGCCTTCACGCTCGGCATGCGCGAGGCCCGCGAGTCGGACTTCGCGCCGGTCCGCAGCTCCGGACGGCGCGCCGCCCGGCTCCCGATGATCCCGCTGCTGCTCACCGCCGTGCGCAACACGGCCGCCGGCTGGGAGTCCGGCGGGCTCGGGCACAAGCTCGACCCGGACCTCAGGCTGTGGCTCAACTCCGAGAAGGCCGCCCGCTACACGGGACCGCCGCTGCAGCGGCCCGTCGCGCTGCGCGGCCTGCGCGACATGCAGGAGGCCGACGCCTCGCTGCTGTGGCTCGCCGAGGTGGAGGCGCTGCCACTGCCCTCGGTGGCGCGCCGGCTCGGCCTCGACCAGACCGTCGTCGCCCAGGAACTGGAGCAGGTGCGCGCACTCTTCCGCGACCGCTGCCACCGTGCCCATCTCGACTCGCCGATGGCCGCCGAGTGCCGCAGCTACGCCCGGCTCCTCGACGCGGTCACCCGGTCCTCCGCCGCCGACACGCCCGAGGACCTCTCCCGGCACCTGGCCACCTGTGTGCAGTGCGCCGAGGCCGCCGCGTGTCTGCGGCTGCACGGCGGCGGACTGCCCGCGGCGCTCGCCGGCGGGGTCATCGGCTGGGGCGGCCTCGCCTACCTGGAGCGCCGCCGGCGCGCCGCCGAGGTGCGGCTCGGTGTCGCGGGCCGCCCGGCCACCGCGGACAACGACGGCGGCGACCCCAAGGAGAGCGGCGGCCGGGGCAAGGTGCTGCGGCACGGTCTGCTCGGTGCGGCGGTGCTGATCTCGCTGGTGGCGCTCGGCGTGTCGATGATGCCGATGGGCGGCGGCTCCGGCGACGAGACGGCCGCCGCCTCCCGCGACGACCGTCAGCCGGTCGCCGACCCCACCGCCGACGTCCCTTCGGGCGACCCGACCGCCACGCACACCACGTCCGCCTCCGCGGCCCCCTCCTCCTCGGCCGCCACCGGGAAGCCGGGCCACAGGAATCCCGACCCGGAGCCCCAGGGCACCTCCTCGGCCACGGCGGGCACCGGCCACCACGGCACCGCCTCCGCCGACCCCACCACCTCCGCGGCGGCCGCCTGCCAGGTCTCCTACGACCTGGTCAACCAGTGGACCGACGGCTTCCAGTCCACCGTCACCGTCACCACCTCCCAGGCCCTGACCGGCTGGCGGGTCCAGTGGTCCTTCCGGGACGGCCAGAAGGTCACCCAGATGTGGGACGCGACCGTCAGCCAGGACGGCGGCCGGGTCACCGCCGACGCCGCCGACTACAACCAGACGGTCACCGCGAACGGCACCCTGTCCTTCGGCTTCCTCGGCACCTGGCGCGGCAGCAACTCGGCGCCGTACGCCTTCACGCTGAACGGCAGCGCCTGCTCGCTGAACTGA
- a CDS encoding radical SAM protein encodes MGSRTALVEDLMERFPHVPREAVFKEDLLRGGVAFDPSALSDNESGEVKPKSYFIFSFDHGTLPELGEAALRRPPEEIILTGGPYDLRRTVVSVRVNPTSPYRVAADEEGMLGLYLDGKRIADVGVPPMPEYYRHKLSNGKSVMEVAPTIQWGYLIYLTVFRVCQYFGAKEECQYCDINHNWRQHKAAGRPYTGVKDVEEVLEALEIIDRYDTAKVSTAYTLTGGAITKTVSGRDEADFYGHYAKAIEERFPGRWIGKVVAQALPRDDVQRFKDYGVQIYHPNYEVWDEYLFKMYCPGKERYVGRDEWHRRILDSAEIFGARNVIPNFVAGVEMAEPFGFKTVDEAIASTTEGLRFFMSHGITPRFTTWCPEPTTPLGKANPQGAPLEYHIRLLQAYRQTMEDFGLSSPPGYGPPGPGRAVFSVSSFMDSLPAREPTEV; translated from the coding sequence ATGGGCAGCCGTACCGCGCTGGTCGAGGATCTGATGGAGAGGTTCCCGCACGTACCACGGGAAGCCGTCTTCAAGGAGGACCTGCTCCGGGGCGGTGTGGCCTTCGACCCCTCCGCGCTGAGCGACAACGAGAGCGGCGAGGTCAAGCCGAAGTCGTACTTCATCTTCTCCTTCGACCACGGCACCCTGCCCGAGCTGGGCGAGGCCGCGCTGCGCCGGCCGCCGGAGGAGATCATCCTCACCGGGGGCCCGTACGACCTGCGGCGGACCGTGGTGTCGGTGCGCGTGAACCCCACCTCGCCGTACCGGGTGGCCGCGGACGAGGAGGGCATGCTCGGGCTCTACCTCGACGGGAAGCGGATCGCCGACGTCGGCGTGCCGCCCATGCCGGAGTACTACCGGCACAAGCTCTCCAACGGGAAGTCCGTGATGGAGGTCGCCCCGACCATTCAGTGGGGCTACCTGATCTACCTCACCGTCTTCCGGGTCTGCCAGTACTTCGGCGCCAAGGAGGAGTGCCAGTACTGCGACATCAACCACAACTGGCGCCAGCACAAGGCGGCCGGGCGGCCGTACACGGGTGTGAAGGACGTCGAGGAGGTCCTCGAAGCCCTGGAGATCATCGACCGCTACGACACCGCGAAGGTGTCCACCGCCTACACGCTCACCGGTGGCGCGATCACCAAGACCGTCTCCGGGCGCGACGAGGCCGACTTCTACGGGCACTACGCCAAGGCCATCGAGGAGCGGTTCCCGGGCCGGTGGATCGGCAAGGTGGTCGCGCAGGCGCTGCCGCGGGACGACGTGCAGCGGTTCAAGGACTACGGCGTGCAGATCTACCACCCCAACTACGAGGTGTGGGACGAGTACCTGTTCAAGATGTACTGCCCGGGCAAGGAGCGGTACGTCGGCCGGGACGAGTGGCACAGGCGGATTCTGGACTCCGCAGAGATCTTCGGCGCGCGGAACGTGATCCCCAACTTCGTGGCCGGCGTGGAGATGGCCGAGCCGTTCGGGTTCAAGACCGTCGACGAGGCGATCGCGTCGACCACCGAGGGGCTCCGCTTCTTCATGTCCCACGGCATCACGCCCCGCTTCACCACCTGGTGCCCGGAGCCGACCACCCCGCTCGGCAAGGCCAACCCGCAGGGCGCCCCGCTGGAGTACCACATCCGGCTGCTGCAGGCCTACCGCCAGACGATGGAGGACTTCGGGCTCTCCTCCCCGCCCGGCTACGGCCCGCCCGGCCCCGGCCGCGCCGTCTTCTCCGTCAGCTCCTTCATGGACAGCCTGCCGGCCAGGGAACCGACGGAGGTGTGA
- a CDS encoding pyridoxamine 5'-phosphate oxidase family protein: MTPDPLPPRLPVTELTRHRRLREQGSLDRADLEAILDAGFVCHLGVVVEGRPLVVPTVYGRDERQLYLHGSVASRSLAGGTPLCVTVTHVDGLVLARSVFEHGVNYRSAVIHGTARKVTDPEEKLAGLRLLTEHTAPGQWSYARLPNRRELAATTLLALSLEEASVKIRTGAPEDGDGPDAELGLWAGVLPLTSTWGAPVTDPALPPNTPVPGHIARREGTRHA, translated from the coding sequence ATGACGCCCGACCCGCTGCCCCCGCGCCTTCCGGTCACCGAGCTCACCCGCCATCGCCGGCTGCGCGAGCAGGGCAGCCTCGACCGGGCCGATCTGGAGGCGATCCTCGACGCCGGGTTCGTCTGCCATCTGGGGGTGGTGGTCGAGGGGCGGCCGCTGGTCGTGCCCACGGTGTACGGGCGGGACGAGCGGCAGCTGTACCTGCACGGCTCGGTGGCGAGCCGCAGCCTCGCGGGCGGGACCCCGCTGTGCGTCACCGTGACCCACGTCGACGGCCTGGTGCTGGCGCGGTCCGTCTTCGAGCACGGCGTCAACTACCGCAGTGCGGTGATCCACGGCACGGCCCGCAAGGTGACCGACCCGGAGGAGAAGCTGGCGGGGCTGCGCCTGCTCACCGAACACACGGCCCCCGGCCAGTGGTCCTACGCCCGGCTGCCGAACCGCAGGGAACTCGCCGCCACCACCCTCCTCGCCCTCTCCCTTGAAGAGGCCTCCGTCAAGATCCGTACCGGCGCGCCGGAGGACGGCGACGGACCGGACGCGGAACTGGGGCTGTGGGCCGGCGTCCTGCCGCTGACCTCGACCTGGGGTGCGCCGGTGACGGACCCCGCACTCCCCCCGAACACCCCCGTACCGGGACACATCGCGCGCCGAGAGGGGACCCGGCACGCCTGA
- a CDS encoding LacI family DNA-binding transcriptional regulator — MAKRTQPAPTGDASTVRDVAARAGVSASTVSRVLGGTYPVAAATRARVLKAMHELDYVVNAHARALGGATNNTVACVVDDVTGPFYAHIARGVEEQASAEGRLCMLCTTHGDPRRILAVVETMREQRADAVIVVGGALKDKAYHDRMTHFAHALDRSGSRLVLVGRPPLGPGVPATVVDYDNEGGAFALTGHLLSGGHRRIAYLGRVPGLSTSAQRVAGFTRAHELLGLALDPGLVLDGVFSRSYGYRATRELLASGRDFTAIFAATDMIATGVIQALRESGRRIPDDIAVAGYDDIPVARDVYPTLTTVHVPQEELGRAAVRLALHRDELPDGQHLVLGTHVVLRESTRRAAGS, encoded by the coding sequence GTGGCGAAGCGGACGCAGCCGGCGCCGACCGGGGACGCCTCGACGGTACGGGACGTGGCCGCGCGGGCCGGGGTCTCCGCGTCGACCGTCTCCCGGGTCCTCGGCGGCACCTACCCGGTGGCCGCGGCCACCCGTGCCCGGGTCCTGAAGGCCATGCACGAGCTGGACTACGTGGTCAACGCGCACGCCCGCGCCCTCGGCGGCGCCACCAACAACACGGTCGCGTGCGTCGTCGACGACGTCACCGGCCCTTTCTACGCGCACATCGCCCGCGGGGTCGAGGAGCAGGCCTCGGCGGAGGGCCGGCTGTGCATGCTGTGCACCACGCACGGCGACCCGCGCCGCATCCTCGCCGTAGTGGAGACCATGCGGGAACAGCGGGCCGACGCGGTGATCGTGGTGGGCGGCGCCCTTAAGGACAAGGCCTACCACGACCGGATGACCCACTTCGCGCACGCCCTGGACCGGTCCGGCTCCCGGCTGGTGCTCGTCGGCCGCCCGCCGCTCGGCCCCGGCGTCCCGGCCACGGTCGTCGACTACGACAACGAGGGCGGCGCCTTCGCCCTCACCGGCCACCTCCTCTCCGGCGGCCACCGGCGCATCGCCTACCTCGGGCGGGTCCCCGGCCTTTCCACCAGTGCCCAGCGCGTCGCCGGCTTCACCCGCGCCCACGAACTCCTCGGCCTCGCCCTGGACCCCGGCCTCGTCCTCGACGGCGTCTTCTCCCGCTCCTACGGCTACCGGGCGACCCGTGAACTCCTCGCCTCCGGGCGCGACTTCACCGCGATCTTCGCGGCCACCGACATGATCGCCACCGGCGTGATCCAGGCCCTGCGGGAGTCCGGCCGCCGCATCCCCGACGACATCGCCGTGGCCGGCTACGACGACATCCCGGTCGCCCGCGACGTCTACCCGACCCTCACCACGGTCCACGTACCCCAGGAGGAACTGGGCCGTGCCGCCGTCCGCCTCGCCCTGCACCGTGACGAGCTGCCGGACGGACAGCATCTGGTACTGGGGACGCATGTGGTGCTGCGGGAGTCGACGCGGCGGGCTGCCGGCAGCTGA
- a CDS encoding hydroxyacid dehydrogenase, protein MPERLQALFAMTAQNMPHIFPPEVLARLCEHVEIDPTLVAQDFTDPRVRETLARTEVLVTGWGCPVLDAAALDAAPKLRAVLHAAGSVKGFTTPEVWRRGIVVSSAAAANALPVAEYTLAMILLTGKDVFAFRDQLRTRRAFPYGGIVPGVGNLHRRVGIVGASRIGRRLIELLRPHDLSAALSDPYVDEAEAARLGVPLLPLDDLLRTSDVVTVHAPQTPETRHLLGARELALMPDGSVLINTARGSLVDHDALVEELRTGRLTAILDVTDPEPLPADSPLFDLPNAFLTPHLAGSQGNELARLGRTVVEEAGRLLTGAGLRHAIDHTALERTA, encoded by the coding sequence TTGCCCGAGCGTCTCCAGGCACTGTTCGCCATGACTGCCCAGAACATGCCGCACATCTTCCCGCCGGAGGTGCTCGCGCGGCTGTGCGAGCACGTAGAAATCGATCCCACTCTGGTGGCGCAGGACTTCACCGACCCCCGGGTACGGGAGACCCTCGCCCGCACCGAGGTCCTGGTCACCGGCTGGGGCTGCCCGGTCCTGGACGCGGCAGCCCTGGACGCGGCGCCGAAACTTCGGGCGGTGCTGCACGCGGCCGGCTCGGTCAAGGGCTTCACCACGCCCGAGGTGTGGCGGCGCGGCATCGTCGTCTCCTCGGCCGCGGCCGCCAACGCGCTGCCGGTCGCCGAGTACACCCTGGCGATGATCCTGCTCACCGGGAAGGACGTCTTCGCCTTCCGCGACCAGCTGCGCACCCGCCGCGCCTTCCCCTACGGCGGCATCGTCCCCGGCGTCGGCAACTTACACCGCAGGGTCGGCATCGTCGGCGCCTCCCGCATCGGCCGCCGCCTGATCGAACTCCTGCGCCCCCACGACCTGTCGGCCGCCCTCTCCGACCCCTATGTGGACGAGGCGGAGGCCGCCCGGCTCGGCGTCCCCCTGCTGCCCCTCGACGACCTGCTGCGCACCTCGGACGTCGTCACCGTGCACGCCCCCCAGACCCCGGAGACCCGGCACCTGCTCGGTGCCCGCGAACTCGCCCTGATGCCGGACGGATCGGTGCTGATCAACACCGCGCGCGGCTCCCTCGTCGACCACGACGCCCTCGTCGAGGAGCTGCGCACCGGCCGCCTGACCGCGATCCTCGACGTGACCGACCCGGAGCCGCTGCCCGCCGACTCCCCCCTCTTCGACCTCCCGAACGCCTTCCTCACCCCGCACCTGGCCGGCTCGCAGGGCAACGAGCTGGCACGGCTCGGCCGCACCGTCGTCGAGGAGGCCGGCCGGCTGCTCACCGGTGCCGGCCTCCGGCACGCCATCGACCACACGGCCCTGGAGCGGACCGCGTGA
- a CDS encoding FAD-binding protein → MTDPAQTVTNWARNITYTAKEFHRPQSLDALRSLVAGSARVRVLGSGHSFNRIADPGPDGVLVSLAGLPPVIEVDTAARTVRVAGGVRYAELARAVHAHGLALPNMASLPHISVAGSVATGTHGSGVANGSLAAPVREVELVLADGSTARIARGEAGFEGAVTSLGALGAVTALTLDLEAAYDMAQTVYTELPLDGLDFPAVSGAAYSVSLFTDWRAPGFRQVWVKRRTDRPATEFEWAAPATEAMHPVPGMPAGNCTQQFGVPGPWHERLPHFRAEFTPSSGDELQSEYLLPRTTALDALHAVDAVRHTISPVLQTCEVRTIAADPQWLSPAHGRDSVALHFTWVDDLAAVLPVVRRLEEALEPFDPRPHWGKVFAVPAADVRERYPRLGEFRALARDLDPDGKFTNPFVAEVLQG, encoded by the coding sequence ATGACGGATCCGGCACAGACGGTCACCAACTGGGCACGCAACATCACGTACACCGCGAAGGAGTTCCACCGCCCGCAGTCGCTCGACGCGCTGCGGTCGCTGGTGGCCGGCAGTGCGCGGGTACGGGTGCTGGGCAGCGGGCACTCCTTCAACCGCATCGCCGACCCGGGCCCGGACGGCGTGCTGGTCTCGCTCGCCGGGCTGCCGCCGGTGATCGAGGTGGACACCGCGGCCCGTACGGTCCGGGTCGCGGGCGGGGTGCGGTACGCCGAGCTGGCCCGCGCGGTCCATGCGCACGGCCTCGCGCTGCCCAACATGGCCTCGCTGCCGCACATCTCGGTGGCCGGCTCGGTCGCCACCGGCACCCACGGCTCGGGGGTGGCCAACGGGTCGCTCGCGGCGCCGGTGCGGGAGGTGGAGCTGGTCCTCGCCGACGGCTCGACGGCGAGGATCGCGCGCGGGGAGGCCGGGTTCGAGGGGGCGGTGACCTCGCTGGGGGCACTGGGGGCCGTCACCGCGCTCACCCTGGACCTCGAGGCGGCATACGACATGGCGCAGACTGTGTACACCGAACTCCCCCTGGACGGCCTGGACTTCCCGGCCGTCTCCGGCGCCGCCTACAGCGTCAGCCTGTTCACCGACTGGCGGGCGCCGGGCTTCCGGCAGGTGTGGGTGAAGCGGCGCACCGACCGGCCCGCCACGGAGTTCGAGTGGGCCGCGCCCGCGACCGAGGCGATGCACCCGGTGCCGGGGATGCCGGCCGGCAACTGCACCCAGCAGTTCGGCGTGCCGGGCCCCTGGCACGAGCGGCTCCCGCACTTCCGGGCGGAGTTCACGCCGAGCAGCGGGGACGAGCTCCAGTCCGAGTACCTGCTGCCGAGGACGACGGCCCTCGACGCACTGCACGCCGTGGACGCGGTCCGGCACACAATCTCCCCGGTCCTGCAGACCTGCGAGGTGCGGACGATCGCCGCCGATCCGCAGTGGCTCAGCCCCGCCCACGGCCGGGACTCGGTCGCCCTGCACTTCACCTGGGTGGACGACCTGGCGGCCGTACTGCCCGTGGTGCGGCGGCTGGAGGAGGCGCTGGAGCCGTTCGATCCGCGGCCGCACTGGGGCAAGGTCTTCGCCGTCCCGGCGGCGGACGTGCGCGAACGGTATCCGCGTCTCGGCGAGTTCCGCGCCCTGGCCCGGGACCTGGACCCGGACGGGAAGTTCACGAACCCCTTCGTGGCGGAGGTCCTGCAGGGCTGA